In Nocardioides faecalis, the following proteins share a genomic window:
- a CDS encoding 3-hydroxybutyryl-CoA dehydrogenase: MERVGVVGGGLMGSGIAEVSARAGKDVIVVESSAAAVEAARGRLESSLKRAESRGKIDSAQAVLERIRVVDDIEQLADRDIVIEAIVEDEKAKTELFRRLDEVVTSPEAILASNTSSIPIMKLAVATKRPSHVLGVHFFNPVPVLKLVELVPSLMTDDATTERARAFVQDDLGKNAIDCQDRAGFVVNALLIPFILSAIRMFESGFASAEDIDSGLVLGAAHPQGPLALADLIGLDTTKAVAESLYEEFKEPLYAAPPLLQRMVEAGLLGRKTGRGFYTYS, from the coding sequence ATCGAGCGGGTCGGCGTGGTCGGAGGCGGCCTGATGGGGTCGGGCATCGCGGAGGTCAGCGCCCGGGCCGGCAAGGACGTCATCGTCGTCGAGTCCTCGGCCGCCGCCGTGGAGGCTGCCCGCGGGCGCCTGGAGAGCTCGCTGAAGCGCGCCGAGAGCCGCGGCAAGATCGACTCCGCGCAGGCCGTGCTGGAGCGCATCCGCGTCGTCGACGACATCGAGCAGCTCGCCGACCGCGACATCGTCATCGAGGCGATCGTCGAGGACGAGAAGGCCAAGACGGAGCTGTTCCGCCGCCTCGACGAGGTCGTCACCAGCCCGGAGGCGATCCTCGCCTCGAACACCTCCTCCATCCCGATCATGAAGCTGGCCGTCGCCACCAAGCGACCCAGCCACGTGCTCGGCGTGCACTTCTTCAACCCGGTGCCGGTGCTCAAGCTCGTCGAGCTCGTGCCGTCGCTGATGACCGACGACGCCACCACCGAGCGCGCCCGCGCGTTCGTGCAGGACGACCTCGGCAAGAACGCGATCGACTGCCAGGACCGCGCCGGCTTCGTCGTCAACGCCCTGCTGATCCCGTTCATCCTCTCCGCGATCCGGATGTTCGAGTCCGGCTTCGCCTCGGCCGAGGACATCGACTCCGGCCTCGTGCTCGGCGCCGCCCACCCGCAGGGCCCGCTCGCGCTGGCCGACCTGATCGGCCTGGACACCACCAAGGCCGTCGCCGAGTCGCTCTACGAGGAGTTCAAGGAGCCGCTGTACGCCGCTCCGCCGCTCCTGCAGCGCATGGTCGAGGCCGGCCTCCTCGGCCGCAAGACCGGCCGGGGCTTCTACACCTACTCCTGA
- a CDS encoding thioesterase family protein, which produces MSAQPSYQQLVDLPAWAVQPVPMAFEDSNGFLNVRHYLGIGSEGLDESLVDVGILPNWPRSEGLACLSAEHHVTYFHELRTGDQLSVRVLLLGRAERAAHALVYVLDGTRERLACTFEEIFLCVDVAERRAVPWPEDVATRLDARIAEHAALGWQPVTSGSLSLR; this is translated from the coding sequence ATGAGCGCCCAGCCCTCCTACCAGCAACTAGTCGATCTTCCCGCGTGGGCGGTGCAGCCGGTGCCGATGGCCTTCGAGGACAGCAACGGCTTCCTCAACGTGCGCCACTACCTCGGGATCGGCAGCGAGGGGCTGGACGAGTCGCTCGTCGACGTGGGGATCCTGCCGAACTGGCCGCGCAGTGAGGGCCTGGCGTGCCTGTCCGCCGAGCACCACGTCACCTACTTCCACGAGCTGCGCACCGGGGACCAGCTCTCGGTCCGGGTGCTGCTGCTGGGCCGCGCCGAGCGTGCGGCACACGCCCTGGTCTACGTCCTCGACGGCACCCGCGAGCGCCTGGCGTGCACGTTCGAGGAGATCTTCTTGTGCGTCGATGTCGCCGAGCGGCGCGCCGTGCCGTGGCCCGAGGACGTCGCCACCCGCCTCGACGCCCGCATCGCCGAGCACGCCGCGCTCGGCTGGCAGCCCGT
- a CDS encoding MFS transporter yields the protein MNPQNTQQDPAPSLLRATGATYFPIALVARLPFAMMVVGVLSLVVASRGSLAFGGLSSAVVGLGSACVGPLLGAAADRFGQRRVLLASGAVSASALGVMAAVAYSSLPDVAVLAVAFVIGASAPQVAPMSRTRLVQLIAMRIAPERRSRTFNSTMAYESAADEVVFIVGPFAVGVIGTFFDPWAPVVAAAVLTAVFVTAFALHPTARAAHTAHASRERPGPARDLLAPALVTVVVGTLGVGLFFGAMLTSLTAFMDARGEAASAGLVYGFMGIGSAALALSMALFPAWFTLRARWLVFAGVMVLGTAALGLVGSVAAMCVVLALLGLGIGPTLVTLYSLGSTRSPRGRAATVMTSLGSAIIVGQSIASVVTGTVAESYGASTALLLPVAAAGIVFAAGLVNAALGVPDAPGAEGPEGPVPAEAPHLVG from the coding sequence ATGAACCCCCAGAACACTCAGCAGGATCCCGCCCCGTCGTTGCTGCGCGCGACGGGAGCGACGTACTTCCCGATCGCGCTCGTGGCGCGGCTGCCCTTCGCGATGATGGTCGTCGGCGTGCTCAGCCTCGTCGTCGCCAGCCGCGGCTCCCTGGCTTTCGGCGGCCTCAGCTCCGCCGTGGTCGGGCTCGGCTCCGCCTGCGTCGGCCCGCTGCTGGGCGCTGCGGCGGACCGCTTCGGCCAGCGGCGCGTGCTGCTCGCCAGCGGGGCGGTCTCCGCCTCCGCGCTGGGAGTGATGGCGGCCGTCGCCTACAGCTCGCTGCCGGACGTCGCGGTGCTGGCGGTCGCGTTCGTGATCGGCGCCTCGGCGCCCCAGGTGGCGCCCATGTCGCGCACCCGGCTGGTGCAGCTGATCGCGATGCGGATCGCGCCGGAGCGCCGCTCGCGCACCTTCAACTCCACGATGGCCTACGAGTCCGCCGCGGACGAGGTGGTCTTCATCGTGGGGCCCTTCGCCGTCGGAGTGATCGGCACCTTCTTCGACCCGTGGGCGCCCGTCGTCGCCGCCGCGGTCCTCACCGCGGTCTTCGTCACCGCCTTCGCCCTGCACCCCACCGCCCGCGCCGCGCACACCGCGCACGCGAGCAGGGAGCGCCCCGGGCCGGCGCGCGACCTGCTCGCGCCGGCGCTGGTCACGGTCGTCGTCGGCACGTTGGGTGTCGGGTTGTTCTTCGGGGCCATGCTCACCTCGCTCACCGCGTTCATGGACGCTCGCGGCGAGGCCGCGAGCGCCGGGCTGGTCTACGGCTTCATGGGGATCGGATCCGCGGCCCTGGCGCTGAGCATGGCGCTCTTCCCCGCGTGGTTCACGCTGCGTGCCCGGTGGCTCGTCTTCGCCGGGGTGATGGTGCTCGGCACCGCCGCGCTCGGGCTGGTCGGCTCGGTCGCGGCGATGTGCGTCGTGCTGGCGCTGCTCGGACTGGGCATCGGGCCGACGCTGGTCACGCTCTACAGCCTCGGCTCCACGCGCAGCCCGCGCGGGCGTGCCGCGACGGTGATGACGAGCCTCGGCTCCGCCATCATCGTCGGGCAGTCGATCGCCTCCGTGGTGACGGGGACCGTCGCGGAGTCGTACGGCGCGTCCACTGCGCTGCTGCTGCCCGTCGCCGCCGCCGGGATCGTGTTCGCGGCCGGCCTGGTCAACGCCGCCCTGGGGGTGCCCGACGCCCCGGGCGCCGAGGGCCCCGAGGGCCCCGTGCCGGCGGAGGCGCCCCACCTCGTCGGGTGA
- the icmF gene encoding fused isobutyryl-CoA mutase/GTPase IcmF, which translates to MSDDSLHVPTNPVRLVTASSLFDGHDASINIMRRIFQSQGCEVVHLGHNRSVAEVVEAAIEEDVQGIAVSSYQGGHVEYFEYLTQLLAERGAGHIRVVGGGGGVIVHEEIDRLRASGVTIFSPEDGQRLGLPGMVNTVVKDCDTDLWEVGAVTAEQVLSGDRGALARAVTGAELGRLDDDMMARVRSAAAERHVPVLGITGTGGSGKSSLTDELVRRLRVDQQDKVRVAVVAVDPTRRKGGGALLGDRIRANSLDLTGLDRDRVYFRSLATRGAHEVPEHLIDVIDVIKAAGFDLVIVETPGIGQGDAAIVPFVDTSLYVMTPEFGAASQLEKIDMLDFADAVAINKFERRGAADALRDVGRQMVRNREAFGSQPADMPVFGTSAATFDDDGVTALYQFLRGLLADKGLPVAEGLLPVVETKHSTRIAQVLPADRTRYLAEITETIRGYHAETEELVAKVRRAQRFSAVATELSEIEDLAAAAARANDDLPLDVRDQLAAWGDVVASYDEDTATNGRESLSGNRIPRVAVPRFDDQGELVRFWRRENLPGRFPFTAGVFPFKRADEDPARMFAGEGDPFRTNKRFKLLSEGQPATRLSTAFDSVTLYGRDPDERPDIYGKIGTSGVSVATLEDMKALYDGFDLLSPTTSVSMTINGPAPTVLAFYLNTVMDQARERGIDPYEAIKTVRGTVQADILKEDQGQNTCLFSTEFSLRCMADIQEWFIAQQVRNFYSVSISGYHIAEAGANPISQLAFTLANGFTYVESYLARGMDIDDFAPNLSFFFSNGMDPEYSVIGRVARRIWAVAMKNKYGGNERSQKLKYHVQTSGRSLHAQEMDFNDIRTTLQALIAIYDNANSLHTNAYDEAVTTPSAESVRRALAIQLIINREWGLAMNENPMQGSYVIDQLTDLVEEAVLAEFDRISERGGVLGAMETGYQRGRIQDESMLYEHKKHDGSLPIIGVNTFRKPDAGDGTPDEIELARATTEEKDSQLARVRDFQARHAGEAAEAIARLKQAATSDENVFAVLMDAARVCSLGQITEAFFEVGGQYRRNV; encoded by the coding sequence ATGTCCGACGACTCCCTGCACGTCCCGACGAACCCGGTCCGCCTGGTCACCGCCTCGAGCCTGTTCGACGGCCACGACGCCTCGATCAACATCATGCGCCGGATCTTCCAGAGCCAGGGCTGCGAGGTCGTCCACCTGGGCCACAACCGCTCGGTGGCCGAGGTCGTCGAGGCCGCGATCGAGGAGGACGTCCAGGGCATCGCGGTGTCGTCGTACCAGGGCGGGCACGTGGAGTACTTCGAGTACCTCACCCAGCTCCTCGCCGAGCGCGGGGCGGGCCACATCCGCGTCGTCGGCGGCGGTGGCGGCGTCATCGTGCACGAGGAGATCGACCGGCTGCGCGCCTCGGGCGTCACCATCTTCTCCCCCGAGGACGGTCAGCGCCTCGGCCTGCCCGGCATGGTCAACACGGTCGTCAAGGACTGCGACACCGACCTGTGGGAGGTCGGCGCCGTCACCGCGGAGCAGGTCCTGTCCGGCGACCGCGGCGCGCTGGCCCGCGCCGTCACCGGCGCCGAGCTCGGCCGCCTCGACGACGACATGATGGCTCGGGTGCGCTCGGCCGCCGCGGAGCGGCACGTGCCTGTGCTCGGCATCACCGGCACCGGCGGCTCCGGCAAGTCCAGCCTCACCGACGAGCTGGTCCGCCGGCTGCGCGTCGACCAGCAGGACAAGGTCCGCGTCGCGGTGGTCGCGGTGGACCCGACCCGTCGCAAGGGCGGCGGCGCGCTGCTCGGCGACCGGATCCGCGCCAACAGCCTCGACCTCACCGGCCTGGACCGCGACCGCGTCTACTTCCGCAGCCTCGCCACCCGCGGGGCGCACGAGGTGCCCGAGCACCTCATCGACGTGATCGACGTGATCAAGGCGGCCGGCTTCGACCTGGTCATCGTGGAGACCCCCGGCATCGGCCAGGGCGACGCCGCGATCGTGCCCTTCGTCGACACCTCCCTCTACGTGATGACGCCGGAGTTCGGCGCCGCCTCGCAGCTGGAGAAGATCGACATGCTCGACTTCGCCGACGCCGTGGCGATCAACAAGTTCGAGCGGCGCGGTGCCGCCGACGCGCTGCGCGACGTGGGCCGCCAGATGGTCCGCAACCGCGAGGCGTTCGGCTCCCAGCCCGCCGACATGCCGGTCTTCGGCACCTCCGCGGCCACCTTCGACGACGACGGCGTCACCGCGCTCTACCAGTTCCTGCGCGGCCTGCTCGCCGACAAGGGCCTGCCTGTCGCCGAGGGGCTGCTGCCGGTCGTGGAGACCAAGCACTCCACCCGCATCGCCCAGGTGCTGCCCGCCGACCGCACCCGCTACCTCGCCGAGATCACCGAGACGATCCGCGGCTACCACGCCGAGACCGAGGAGCTCGTCGCCAAGGTGCGCCGCGCCCAGCGGTTCTCCGCGGTGGCCACCGAGCTCAGCGAGATCGAGGACCTCGCCGCTGCCGCCGCGCGCGCCAACGACGACCTGCCGCTGGACGTGCGCGACCAGCTCGCCGCGTGGGGCGACGTCGTCGCGTCGTACGACGAGGACACCGCCACCAACGGCCGCGAGTCGCTCTCCGGCAACCGCATCCCCCGGGTCGCCGTGCCGCGCTTCGACGACCAGGGCGAGCTCGTCCGGTTCTGGCGCCGCGAGAACCTGCCCGGCCGGTTCCCCTTCACCGCCGGCGTCTTCCCGTTCAAGCGCGCCGACGAGGACCCGGCCCGGATGTTCGCCGGCGAGGGCGACCCGTTCCGCACCAACAAGCGGTTCAAGCTGCTCTCCGAGGGCCAGCCGGCCACCCGTCTGTCGACCGCGTTCGACTCGGTCACCCTGTACGGCCGCGATCCCGACGAGCGCCCCGACATCTACGGCAAGATCGGCACCTCGGGCGTCTCCGTGGCGACGCTGGAGGACATGAAGGCCCTCTACGACGGCTTCGACCTGCTCTCCCCGACCACGTCGGTGTCGATGACCATCAACGGCCCCGCCCCGACCGTGCTGGCCTTCTACCTCAACACGGTGATGGACCAGGCCCGCGAGCGCGGGATCGACCCCTACGAGGCGATCAAGACCGTGCGCGGCACGGTGCAGGCCGACATCCTCAAGGAGGACCAGGGCCAGAACACCTGCCTGTTCTCCACGGAGTTCTCGCTGCGCTGCATGGCCGACATCCAGGAGTGGTTCATCGCCCAGCAGGTGCGCAACTTCTACTCGGTGTCGATCTCGGGCTACCACATCGCCGAGGCCGGGGCGAACCCGATCAGCCAGCTCGCATTCACCCTCGCCAACGGGTTCACCTACGTCGAGTCGTACCTGGCCCGCGGCATGGACATCGACGACTTCGCACCGAACCTGTCCTTCTTCTTCTCCAACGGCATGGACCCCGAGTACTCGGTCATCGGCCGCGTCGCCCGCCGCATCTGGGCGGTCGCGATGAAGAACAAGTACGGCGGCAACGAGCGCTCGCAGAAGCTGAAGTACCACGTGCAGACGTCGGGTCGCTCGCTGCACGCACAGGAGATGGACTTCAACGACATCCGCACCACCCTGCAGGCGCTGATCGCGATCTACGACAACGCCAACTCGCTGCACACCAACGCCTACGACGAGGCGGTCACCACGCCGTCGGCGGAGTCGGTGCGCCGGGCCCTGGCGATCCAGCTGATCATCAACCGGGAGTGGGGCCTGGCGATGAACGAGAACCCGATGCAGGGCTCCTACGTCATCGACCAGCTCACCGACCTGGTCGAGGAGGCCGTGCTGGCCGAGTTCGACCGGATCTCCGAGCGCGGCGGCGTGCTGGGGGCGATGGAGACCGGCTACCAGCGCGGCCGGATCCAGGACGAGTCGATGCTGTATGAGCACAAGAAGCACGACGGCTCGCTGCCGATCATCGGCGTCAACACCTTCCGCAAGCCGGACGCCGGCGACGGCACGCCGGACGAGATCGAGCTGGCGCGCGCCACCACCGAGGAGAAGGACTCCCAGCTGGCCCGGGTGCGCGACTTCCAGGCCCGCCACGCCGGCGAGGCGGCCGAGGCGATCGCGCGGCTCAAGCAGGCCGCCACCAGCGACGAGAACGTCTTCGCGGTGCTGATGGACGCCGCGCGGGTCTGCTCGCTGGGCCAGATCACCGAGGCGTTCTTCGAGGTCGGCGGCCAGTACCGGCGCAACGTCTGA
- a CDS encoding MarR family winged helix-turn-helix transcriptional regulator yields MSQPRLPFDPIDRAGDLWEEHFGDATAMRLATSVMRVQQLMISALDGALKPFGLTFSRYEVLVLLHFSRSGMLPLSKIGERLMVHPTSVTSAIDRLEAQGYVERVADESDRRRTLARLTAEGQVTVKAATDAVTAIDFAITGLTERQQGDAYELLRRLRRAAGDFPA; encoded by the coding sequence ATGTCCCAGCCGCGCCTGCCCTTCGATCCCATCGATCGAGCCGGCGACCTGTGGGAGGAGCACTTCGGCGACGCCACGGCGATGCGGCTGGCGACCTCGGTGATGCGCGTGCAGCAGCTGATGATCAGCGCCCTCGACGGTGCGCTGAAGCCCTTCGGGCTGACCTTCTCCCGCTACGAGGTGCTCGTGCTGCTGCACTTCAGCCGCAGCGGGATGCTGCCGCTGAGCAAGATCGGCGAGCGGCTGATGGTGCACCCCACCTCCGTCACCAGCGCCATCGACCGGCTCGAGGCCCAGGGGTACGTCGAGCGGGTCGCCGACGAGTCCGACCGGCGTCGTACGCTCGCCCGGCTCACCGCGGAGGGCCAGGTGACCGTCAAGGCCGCCACCGACGCCGTCACCGCCATCGACTTCGCCATCACCGGCCTCACCGAGCGCCAGCAGGGCGACGCCTACGAGCTGCTCCGCCGGCTGCGCCGCGCTGCCGGCGACTTCCCCGCCTGA